A window from Hemicordylus capensis ecotype Gifberg chromosome 2, rHemCap1.1.pri, whole genome shotgun sequence encodes these proteins:
- the LOC128344999 gene encoding ketosamine-3-kinase-like isoform X2, protein MFDGEMASLTAILQTHTVRVPKPIKVVDLPEGGALFVMEHLDMRGLNRHAEKLGTQLADLHLHNQKFGEKWKKDANTIGKSGGQTDIQFVEKFGFHTVTCCGYLPQVNDWQEDWVTFFAKQRIQPQMDMIEKNSGDREARELWANLQLKIPSLFNDIEIIPALLHGDLWGGNVAEDDSGPIIFDPASFYGHSEYELAIAGMFGGFSGSFYSAYHSKIPKAPGFEKRLKLYQLFHYMNHWNHFGGGYRGSSINIMRNLVK, encoded by the exons ATGTTTGATGGAGAAATGGCAAGTTTGACAGCTATCTTGCAAACACACACAGTGAGAGTTCCTAAACCTATAAAAGTTGTTGATCTGCCAGAGGGTGGTGCTCTGTTTGTGATGGAGCATTTGGATATGAGAGGTCTGAACAG ACATGCAGAAAAACTGGGAACACAGTTGGCTGATCTCCATCTTCACAATCAAAAGTTTGGAGAGAAGTGGAAGAAAGATGCAAACACTATTG GTAAAAGTGGGGGACAGACAGACATCCAGTTTGTGGAAAAGTTTGGGTTCCACACTGTCACTTGTTGTGGCTATCTTCCACAG GTAAATGACTGGCAAGAAGATTGGGTGACTTTCTTTGCCAAGCAGCGAATTCAGCCTCAGATGGACATGATTGAGAAGAATTCAGGAGACAGGGAAGCAAGAGAGCTTTGGGCCAATCTGCAG TTGAAGATACCCAGTTTGTTCAATGATATCGAGATAATTCCTGCTCTGCTGCATGGGGATCTGTGGGGCGGAAATGTAGCTGAAGATGACTCTGGCCCCATTATCTTTGATCCTGCATCTTTTTATGGTCATTCTGAGTATGAGTTGGCAATTGCTGGGATGTTTGGTGGTTTCAGTGGTTCCTTTTATTCTGCCTACCACAGTAAAATCCCAAAAGCTCCAGGGTTTGAGAAACGGCTCAAGCTCTACCAGCTATTTCACTACATGAACCATTGGAATCACTTTGGAGGAGGATACAGGGGCTCCTCCATAAATATAATGAGAAATCTGGTGAAATGA
- the LOC128344999 gene encoding ketosamine-3-kinase-like isoform X1, translating to MEAALRRELGTSVLRRAGHSGGGCISHGESFHTDHGCVYVKSNSKAEARRMFDGEMASLTAILQTHTVRVPKPIKVVDLPEGGALFVMEHLDMRGLNRHAEKLGTQLADLHLHNQKFGEKWKKDANTIGKSGGQTDIQFVEKFGFHTVTCCGYLPQVNDWQEDWVTFFAKQRIQPQMDMIEKNSGDREARELWANLQLKIPSLFNDIEIIPALLHGDLWGGNVAEDDSGPIIFDPASFYGHSEYELAIAGMFGGFSGSFYSAYHSKIPKAPGFEKRLKLYQLFHYMNHWNHFGGGYRGSSINIMRNLVK from the exons ATGGAGGCGGCTCTGCGGCGGGAACTGGGCACCTCGGTGCTGCGGCGCGCGGGGCATTCGGGTGGGGGCTGTATCAGCCATGGCGAGAGCTTCCACACCGACCACGGTTGCGTCTACGTGAAAAGCAACTCCAAGGCCGAG GCCAGAAGAATGTTTGATGGAGAAATGGCAAGTTTGACAGCTATCTTGCAAACACACACAGTGAGAGTTCCTAAACCTATAAAAGTTGTTGATCTGCCAGAGGGTGGTGCTCTGTTTGTGATGGAGCATTTGGATATGAGAGGTCTGAACAG ACATGCAGAAAAACTGGGAACACAGTTGGCTGATCTCCATCTTCACAATCAAAAGTTTGGAGAGAAGTGGAAGAAAGATGCAAACACTATTG GTAAAAGTGGGGGACAGACAGACATCCAGTTTGTGGAAAAGTTTGGGTTCCACACTGTCACTTGTTGTGGCTATCTTCCACAG GTAAATGACTGGCAAGAAGATTGGGTGACTTTCTTTGCCAAGCAGCGAATTCAGCCTCAGATGGACATGATTGAGAAGAATTCAGGAGACAGGGAAGCAAGAGAGCTTTGGGCCAATCTGCAG TTGAAGATACCCAGTTTGTTCAATGATATCGAGATAATTCCTGCTCTGCTGCATGGGGATCTGTGGGGCGGAAATGTAGCTGAAGATGACTCTGGCCCCATTATCTTTGATCCTGCATCTTTTTATGGTCATTCTGAGTATGAGTTGGCAATTGCTGGGATGTTTGGTGGTTTCAGTGGTTCCTTTTATTCTGCCTACCACAGTAAAATCCCAAAAGCTCCAGGGTTTGAGAAACGGCTCAAGCTCTACCAGCTATTTCACTACATGAACCATTGGAATCACTTTGGAGGAGGATACAGGGGCTCCTCCATAAATATAATGAGAAATCTGGTGAAATGA